In Bradyrhizobium sp. 170, the DNA window TCAAGTGTTCGGCGCTTTCCGGGAAGATCATGCCTGGCCGCGTCGTGACTGCGGTCTTGAATCCGGCCGCCTTCGCCAGGGCGAATTCGCGTCGGCCCGCCGCGATCCGGTCGCCATAGGGATAGGCGAGATGAAGCACCGGCCGCTGCAGCGCGGCTTCGATCCGCGCGCGGCTGGTGGCCAGTTCAAACGACGCGATCTCCTCGCTCTGCCGCGCCAGATTACAATGCGTGATCGTGTGCGCGCCGATCGTCACCAGCGGATCATCAGCGAATGCCTTCAATTCCTCCCAGGACATGCAGAGCTCGCGGGCGATGGGAGTTTCGTCCACCTCATATCGCGTGCATAGCGCGGAGATTTCGCGCTGCATGTCGTGCTCGCCCGGCAATGTACGCAGCCAGTCGTGCATGCGGTCGAAAGCCGCCTGCTTCGCTACCGGCGTCGAGGTGTCGAGGCGGGTCTTGACGCCGCCGATCGGGATTTCGATCGAGGACGCCTTTGCGATCACCTTCTCGAGCGCGACCCACCACAACCGGCCGGTGCCTTCGGCGAAATCGCTCGTCACGTAGACGGTGAGGGGCGCGTCAAATTCGCGCATCACCGGCAAAGCGAAATCGCGGTTGTCGCGATAGCCGTCGTCGAGGGTGAAGCAGGCGAAGCGCCGCGCGAATTTGCGCTCCTGGAGTCGCTGATGCACCTCGTCCATGGTGACGATGTCGACGTCGAGGTTACGAAGATGCGCCAGCATCGCTCGCAAGAACTCGGGCTCAACCTCGAGATGATGATTGGGCTGAAACTCGCCGTCGCGCCTCGGGCGGACGTGATGCAGCATGAAAATGATGCCGACACCTGCGAAGATTGGTCGCAGCAGGTAATGCGCGCCGGAGAAATACAGCGCTTCCAGTCCGGCGCGGATGACGGTGTTGCGAAGCAGTTTCATCGAGATGCAGGGCTGCCCGGTTATTTACGGAGCGAAATTAGCGAAAGACCGCTGAAGAAACAGTTAGCCGGACCAATTTCAGGGCCTTTCGGCCCTCACGACATTTCGGGTTTGACAGCCCCGCAAGGGTTTGTTTTCTCTCCGTTCCGGACCCCGCGGGAACTCGAATGCACGGACTTTTCAGGTGGAGTGGCAAATGGTGGCCGGGCGTCATTCCTTTGGTCATCTTTTGGGCTATCGCGGCCTGGACGAGCACCGAACCGCTTGAAGCCGACCTGGCGCAGCGTTCGACCGCAGCCCTCAAGGACACCATCCTCGACAAAAGGCGTATCTCGGTCGCAGGCCGCGACGTGAGCCTTGCGGCGGATGCTTTCTCGGAAGACGGCCGGCAGAGTGCGGTGGCGTCGGTGGAAGCGGTGCCGGGCGTGCGGTTGGTTAACGATGAAACCCGGCTCGTTCCCGAAGCCAAGCCGTTTGTCTGGTCTGCCGAACGCGACGTTCTGCGGGTGACGCTGTCGGGCAGTTCGCCCCTGCCGGCGAGCAAGGGCCGGTTGATGGAGGCCGCCCGGGCCAACCTCGGCGGCGTCGAAGTGGTCGACCGGATGAATCTGTCGCGCGGGGCGCCGCCGCGTTTCGACAATGCCGCGCTGTTGCTGCTCGACCAGGTCGGCAAGCTGAAGGACGGCAAGATTACGCTCTCGGACACCAAGGTCAGCCTGTCCGGCATGGCGCGCGAACTCGGCGGCCGGGAAGCCATCGCCGCCGCGCTGAAAAATCTGCCCGAGGGCTTTTCGGTCGCGGCCAACGAGGTCAAGGCGCCGCCTTACATCTTCCAGGCCTACAAGGATCCGGTCGCGGTGACGCTGACGCTGACCGGCAACGCGCCCGACAACAACGTCCACGCCGCGCTGGTGGCGGCGGCGGGACGCAAGTTCTTCAGCGAAAAGGTCGTTGACAACCTCAAGGAGAGCATCGGCGCCCCCTCGGGGTTTGCCAACTCGGTGGTGCCTGCGCTCGGTGCGTTGTCGCGGCTGTCGACCGGCACGCTCGTCATCTCCGACCGGGAGGTGAAGCTGTCCGGCGATGCGCTTTATGAAGCCGCCGCCGGCCAGATCCGCGCCGGCCTCGGCAAGGACTTTCCGCAGGGCTGGCAGTTCAAGCCGGAAATCTCGGTCAAGCCGGCCGCGGCGCCGGTGGATGCGACGGTCTGCCAGCAATTATTCTCCGAGCTGCTCGGCAAGGCCCGGATCCGCTTCGAGCCCGGCAAGGCCGATATTGTCGCGGATTCCGCAGGTCTCCTCGACCGCCTGATCGAAACCGCGTTGCGGTGTCCGACCGCCAATATCGAGATATCAGGACATACCGATACCGACGGCGACGAGGCGGCCAACCAGGGACTGTCCGAGAAGCGTGCCCAGGCGGTTTCCGACTATTTGGTCAAGGCGGGGTTACCGGCCAACCGGTTCAGCGCGGTCGGCTATGGCTCGACGCAGCCGATTGCGGCTAACGATACCGACCAAGGCAAGGCGCAGAACCGCCGCATCGATTTCGTGGTGAAGTGAGCATGGCCTATCTGACCACATTCTACTGGGGCTGGCTGTTGGGATCGGGGCTACTCGGCTTCGCCATGGGCTGGATATCCGTGGTCCAGCACGGCGAGGGCGTCTCGCGGAAGCTGCGATGGGCGCTTTCGGCGTTGGTCGCGGCCCTGGTCGCAGCCGCGCTCGCCCGCGTCGTGCCCGGCCGTTTCGGCTACTGGCTCGATCTCGGGCTGATCATGTTCGGGCTCTATCTCTGCTTCTGTGCGGTCGGATCATGGTTGCGCGACTGGGTGGTCTCGCGCAGTGCACCGTCGGCCTGACCGCGCCATGAGCCCGCCAGTTCCACCGCCGTCATTGTCACGTGTTCTTGACCGACCCCTTCTATGGTCGCGAATCGCCGTCGGGCGGGGGGATTGCTGCAAAACCGTACTTCTACCGTCGTCAACCGGCGCCTAATATGTTGAAGAAGCGTGTTTTATTGTCGTCAGGCGAATTCCACTCCGGCTCAAAACGCGCTACCAGAGGGGCAGGGGAGCAGCGTAGCGTAGGCGGGGTTCAGGCCATTACCGTCGTCGCAGAAGCGCAATTCGAGGTGTAGATGCTGGAAGCAATACGCAGGGCGATTTCGTTTCTGCGCCAGAAGCAGGTCCTGCACAAGCTCGGGGTCTTGATCAGCATCACGGTCATCGCCGTTGCGTGCTACGTGCTCTATCACATGCTTCGCGGCATCGACACCGATGAGGTGATCGACGCCATCAAGGGCACCGAGCCGCGCCAGATCGCGCTGGCGGCCCTGTTCGTGGCGGCGGGCTATTTCACGCTGACCTTCTATGACTGGTTCGCGGTCCGCGCCATCGGCCAGAACCACATTCCCTACCGCGTCAACGCGCTTGCCGCGTTCACCTCCTATTCGATCGGACACAATGTCGGCGCCAGCGTCTTCACCGGCGGCGCGGTGCGCTACCGGATCTATTCGGCCTGGGGCCTGAACGCGATCGACGTCGCCAAGATCTGTTTCCTCGCCGGGCTGACCTTCTGGCTCGGCAATGCCGCAGTGCTGGGGCTGGGCATCGCCTATCACCCGGAAGCCGCTGCCTCGATCGATCAGCTCCCGGTCTGGCTCAACCGCGTGGCGGCGTTCGGCATCCTTCTCGGACTGGTCGGCTATGTGGCCTGGGTCTGGGTTCAGCCGCGCGGCGTCGGCCGCGGGCCGTGGACGGTCACGCTGCCGGGCGGGCCGCTGACGCTGCTGCAGATCGCCATCGGCATCGTCGATCTCGGCTTCTGTGCGCTGGCGATGTATGTGCTGGTGCCGGACGAACCCAATCTGGGTTTTGTTGTCGTGGCTGTCATCTTCGTCTCGGCCACGCTGTTGGGCTTTGCCAGCCATTCGCCGGGCGGGCTCGGCGTTTTCGATGCCGCCATGCTGGTCGGCCTCTGGCAGATGGACCGGGAGGAATTGCTCGCCGGCATGCTGTTGTTCCGCGTCCTCTATTATATCGGGCCCTTTGTCATATCTGTAATCTTGCTGACGCTTCGGGAGATTATCATCGGCGCGCGATCGAAGCGCCTGCGCCAATTGAAGCCCGGCGCCGCCGCCGAACCGACGAGGCATGAGGCCGCCGTCTATGTGCGCGAGCGTGGCGACGCGGGCACCTGATGACGCGGCGGGCGCCTCGCCAATAGAGGAAGAAAGCCTGCGCCATGGCGATCGACGATTCCAGCACTGCCTCCTTCTTTGCACCGTGGCCGGACCGGTTGCGGCATTCGGCCATCATCCTGCTCGCCGCCGGCCTCGCGCTTTGCGCGCTTGTGGTATTGGCCGATCTCTCGCTGGCGCGCGCGGTGGCTGTTTTCATTTGTATTGCGGCCGCAGCGCTGGTGCCGTGGCGGCTGCACCATGTGGCGGCCTCCCGTGACGACGTCCGCGCCGTCAGCCCGGTCGAGTCTGCAGCCGTCAGCGCCGTCGTTGCCGGCATGCCGGATCCGGCCGTGCTGCTCGACCGCGCCGGCCGCGTCCTGCATCTCAACGCGGCGGCAGCCCAGCTCGCGCCCGCGTTGCGCAAGAACGAACTCGCGCAGTTCGCGCTGCGCTCGCCCGAAATCATCACCGCGTTGCGCGAGGCGATCGCGACCACCGAACCGCGCCGGGCGACCTATCTGGACCAGGTGCCGGTCGACCGCTGGATGGAACTGATCATCACGCCGGTGCCGGTGCCGACGCTGTTCGGCGGCACCGAGAAATGCATGCTGATGACCTTCCACGACCTGACGCCGCTGCGGCGGGTCGAGGAAATGCGCGCCGATTTCGTCGCCAATGCCAGCCATGAACTGCGGACGCCGCTGGCGGCGTTGTCCGGCTTCATCGATACGCTGCAGGGGCCTGCCAAGGAGGACGCCAAGGCGCGCGAGCGCTTCCTGTCGATCATGCATACGCAGGCGACGCGAATGGCGCGGCTGATCGATGATCTCCTGTCGCTCTCACGGGTCGAATTGTCGGCCCATGTCCGGCCCGACGCTTGCGTCGATATCGTGCCGATCATTCGCCAGGTCGCCGACGGGCTGGAGCCGCTGGCCGGGGAGCGCCAGGTTGCGATCGAGATCGACCTGCCGGAAGCGCCGGTGACGATCGCGGGCGATCGCGAGGAACTGCTGCGGCTGTTCGAAAACCTGATCGAGAACGCGCTCAAATATGGCGCGTCAGGCGGGCGGGTGGTCGTCTCCCTGACCCAGGCCACCTCGGGCGAGGGTGCGCCGGAAGTCCGTATCATGGTCCGGGATTTCGGCCCCGGCATCGCGCCGGAACACTTGCCGCGGCTGACCGAACGCTTCTACCGGGTCGACGTCGGCGACAGCCGCGCGCAGGGCGGAACCGGGCTCGGTTTATCCTTGGTGAAACATATTCTTAACCGCCATCGCGGCCGGCTTTTGATCGAAAGCGTGCCGAAAAACGGCGCGGTCTTTACCGCCTGTTTTCCCCAGACCAAGACCCCGTCAGCGCAATAAATCCAAGCGATTTCAATTGCTTGATTGTGTCATCCAGCTGTCATCGAACCTTCGTAAAAGCTCTATCGACCGCTCCTAGATGAGCGGTACGTGAGCGCGATCGGGCGCAACAGGCGCTTCGCTCACCAGATGGAGACCACCATGAATTTCCTCAGGACAATCGTCGCTGCCGGCCTGGTCGCCGCGTCGACGTCGGCCTTCGCTGCCGATATCACCGGCGCGGGCGCCACCTTCCCCTTCCCGATCTATTCGAAATGGGCTGACGCCTACAAGAAGGAGACCGGCAACGGTCTGAACTACCAGTCGATCGGCTCCGGCGCCGGCATCAAGCAGATCCAGGCCAAGACCGTGACCTTCGGCGCCACCGACGCGCCGCTCAAGCATGAGACGCTCGAGAAGGACGGCCTGGTGCAGTGGCCGATGGTGATGGGCGCGATCGTGCCGGTCGTGAACCTCGAAGGCATCAAGCCGGGCGAACTGGTGCTGTCGGGCGAAGTGCTCGGCGACATCTATCTCGGCAAGATCAAGAAGTGGGACGATGCCGCGATCGCAAAGCTCAATCCGAAGCTGAAGCTGCCGGGCGACGCCATCACCGTGGTGCGCCGCTCCGACGGTTCGGGCACCACGTTCAACTTCACCGATTACCTCTCGAAGTCGAGCGCCGACTGGAAAGCCAAGGTCGGCACCGGCACCGCGGTCGAATGGCCGACCGGCGTCGGCGCCAAGGGCAATGAAGGCGTCGCCGGCAATGTCGGCCAGACCAAGAACGCGATCGGCTACGTCGAGTATGCCTACGCCAAGCAGAACAAGCTGACCCATGCGGCGATGATCAACAAGGCCGGCAAGACGGTGCAGCCGACCATTGAATCCTTCCAGGCAGCGGCGTCGAACGCCGACTGGGCCAAGGCGCCCGGCTACTACGTGATCCTCACCGACCAGCCCGGCGAAGCCTCCTGGCCGATCACGGCGGCGACCTTCATCCTGATGCACAAGGCTGCGACCGACAAGGCGGCGTCCCAGGAAGCCATCAAGTTCTTCAAATGGTCGTTCGAGAAGGGCGGCAAGATGGCCGAAGAACTCGACTACATCCCGATGCCGGAATCGGTCGTCAAGTTGATCGAAAAGACCTGGTCGGCCGAGATCAAGAGCTGATCGGGCCTGCGCCTCGCTACACGATCGCTCAACCCGGGATGTCCGGGTTGAGCACCCCTCTCGGGACAGGAGAGGCAAGAACAATGCGCGAGCCGAAAAAGCCGTGCACCGAAGTCCGGG includes these proteins:
- a CDS encoding polysaccharide deacetylase family protein, translating into MKLLRNTVIRAGLEALYFSGAHYLLRPIFAGVGIIFMLHHVRPRRDGEFQPNHHLEVEPEFLRAMLAHLRNLDVDIVTMDEVHQRLQERKFARRFACFTLDDGYRDNRDFALPVMREFDAPLTVYVTSDFAEGTGRLWWVALEKVIAKASSIEIPIGGVKTRLDTSTPVAKQAAFDRMHDWLRTLPGEHDMQREISALCTRYEVDETPIARELCMSWEELKAFADDPLVTIGAHTITHCNLARQSEEIASFELATSRARIEAALQRPVLHLAYPYGDRIAAGRREFALAKAAGFKTAVTTRPGMIFPESAEHLTALQRVSLNGNYQDARILPVLTSGAATAMWNGFRRIDAA
- a CDS encoding OmpA family protein yields the protein MHGLFRWSGKWWPGVIPLVIFWAIAAWTSTEPLEADLAQRSTAALKDTILDKRRISVAGRDVSLAADAFSEDGRQSAVASVEAVPGVRLVNDETRLVPEAKPFVWSAERDVLRVTLSGSSPLPASKGRLMEAARANLGGVEVVDRMNLSRGAPPRFDNAALLLLDQVGKLKDGKITLSDTKVSLSGMARELGGREAIAAALKNLPEGFSVAANEVKAPPYIFQAYKDPVAVTLTLTGNAPDNNVHAALVAAAGRKFFSEKVVDNLKESIGAPSGFANSVVPALGALSRLSTGTLVISDREVKLSGDALYEAAAGQIRAGLGKDFPQGWQFKPEISVKPAAAPVDATVCQQLFSELLGKARIRFEPGKADIVADSAGLLDRLIETALRCPTANIEISGHTDTDGDEAANQGLSEKRAQAVSDYLVKAGLPANRFSAVGYGSTQPIAANDTDQGKAQNRRIDFVVK
- a CDS encoding lysylphosphatidylglycerol synthase domain-containing protein, with the translated sequence MLEAIRRAISFLRQKQVLHKLGVLISITVIAVACYVLYHMLRGIDTDEVIDAIKGTEPRQIALAALFVAAGYFTLTFYDWFAVRAIGQNHIPYRVNALAAFTSYSIGHNVGASVFTGGAVRYRIYSAWGLNAIDVAKICFLAGLTFWLGNAAVLGLGIAYHPEAAASIDQLPVWLNRVAAFGILLGLVGYVAWVWVQPRGVGRGPWTVTLPGGPLTLLQIAIGIVDLGFCALAMYVLVPDEPNLGFVVVAVIFVSATLLGFASHSPGGLGVFDAAMLVGLWQMDREELLAGMLLFRVLYYIGPFVISVILLTLREIIIGARSKRLRQLKPGAAAEPTRHEAAVYVRERGDAGT
- a CDS encoding ATP-binding protein — encoded protein: MAIDDSSTASFFAPWPDRLRHSAIILLAAGLALCALVVLADLSLARAVAVFICIAAAALVPWRLHHVAASRDDVRAVSPVESAAVSAVVAGMPDPAVLLDRAGRVLHLNAAAAQLAPALRKNELAQFALRSPEIITALREAIATTEPRRATYLDQVPVDRWMELIITPVPVPTLFGGTEKCMLMTFHDLTPLRRVEEMRADFVANASHELRTPLAALSGFIDTLQGPAKEDAKARERFLSIMHTQATRMARLIDDLLSLSRVELSAHVRPDACVDIVPIIRQVADGLEPLAGERQVAIEIDLPEAPVTIAGDREELLRLFENLIENALKYGASGGRVVVSLTQATSGEGAPEVRIMVRDFGPGIAPEHLPRLTERFYRVDVGDSRAQGGTGLGLSLVKHILNRHRGRLLIESVPKNGAVFTACFPQTKTPSAQ
- the pstS gene encoding phosphate ABC transporter substrate-binding protein PstS yields the protein MNFLRTIVAAGLVAASTSAFAADITGAGATFPFPIYSKWADAYKKETGNGLNYQSIGSGAGIKQIQAKTVTFGATDAPLKHETLEKDGLVQWPMVMGAIVPVVNLEGIKPGELVLSGEVLGDIYLGKIKKWDDAAIAKLNPKLKLPGDAITVVRRSDGSGTTFNFTDYLSKSSADWKAKVGTGTAVEWPTGVGAKGNEGVAGNVGQTKNAIGYVEYAYAKQNKLTHAAMINKAGKTVQPTIESFQAAASNADWAKAPGYYVILTDQPGEASWPITAATFILMHKAATDKAASQEAIKFFKWSFEKGGKMAEELDYIPMPESVVKLIEKTWSAEIKS